One Leuconostoc mesenteroides subsp. mesenteroides ATCC 8293 genomic window, AAATGATTTTCTGTAACTGGTCATCTTGATTTGGATTACCAAAATTATTTACTAATGTTAAAAACTGCTCATGATGAATGTTATTTTCATCATAAAAATCAGCTAAAACATCAGTTAACACATCTTGTTGCAATAATTTACGTTCAGCCGTATCTGACAATAATCGAAATTGTGGGTCTAACCCAATGATATGGTAATACATTTCAATAATTCGTAAAGCATACGCATCTATGGTTGAAATGTTCGCTGCTGGTAATATCAAGAGTTGCTCTTGTAAAAAGCGTTTTTGACTTTCATCAGCTACCTTTAAACGTTTTTCAATAGCGACTTCTAAACGTTCCCGCATTTCTTTTGCAGCAGCGTTTGTGAAAGTTACAATTAAAAATTTTTCGACACTCACACCACTTAAAATTTTTTGAATGAGACGCTCAATTAAAACAGTTGTCTTTCCCGACCCGGCTGATGCAGCAACTAGAATATTATGACCCTTTTCTTCAATTGCACGTTGCTGATTTTTTGTGAATTTGGTTGCCATTAATCTTGACCACCTTTCAATAATTTAATGATTGTGTTTTTATCAGCTGGCGACTGCACTTTATAGGCATCACCCAAAGCACGATCAAAACGGATAATATCAAGATAAGGAGAATAAGTCAATCCACCTTCAACTGGCATAATTGGAAAATACCCAGACAAAATGAGATCTCCCGCAGTAATAATATTTTCACGATTACGCTGTAGTAATAAAGCAAACTCATCTGGATCAACTGCGTCTACACCAATCTTTCCTAACGCACCGTTTTTCAGTAACACTACTGGATAGTGAGCTGATTTTTCTTGTGGTTCTAAAGTTGTCAGCGCAGAAACATACGCTGGCTCAGAAATAAAAAGACCACGATACTTAAAAGTTTCTGGTATTAATTTGCCAGTAAATAGCGCATTAAGATCTGTTTTATCCGTTATTTTGGTTTTTTCTGGAGATATTTTGGCAAAAAAAGCACCTCCAATAGCCGCGACACCAAGCTTTTCTGCGCTTTGTTGGGCAGCGTCCCAATAAGTTAACAATTGCATTTGCAAACCATCGTAAGCTTGACCCCAGTTAAAGGTTTTGCCATTTGATTTATAATCAATGATTGTACCGAATTCGCCATTTACATCTTGCTTATCAAAACGATCAAGTTTACCACGCACTTGCATACGTGCAAAAGAAAGTGGTGGTAATGACTCCTTTGAAAAACCAAATAGTTGCTCAACTGCTTCTGGTTTGCTCGTATTTTCTCGTGCCGCAGCTTGTAAATTCAGTACTAGCGTTTCACAGACACGTGTCAAATAGTTTGTAGTTGCCCGCATTTTGCCAGAGTCATTTAATATTTCAAACGCTGGTAACGCTAATTGACTCTGCATATGTTGTCGCACTAAAGCACGTAATTCATCCCCAGTGATATCGCGTAAACTTTTATTTTTTACAATTAATTCATGGAGCACATTTTCAAAAACCGCATGATAAAGCGTACCAGTTTGAGCCACATTCAGTTCGTTCGTTGCGCGCTCTTGCAGCTTCAAACCATACTGGAGAAAGTAAGCAAATGGATTACTATAATAACTTTCCAACTGTGATATAGAGACGTTTAGTCGTTCACCAAACAAAGCCGAGATAAATTCTGGCTTTAATTTTGTAGTATTATTTTGATAATTTGGTGCTGATAATACACGTTCAAGTCTATCTTGCATTGTATTGGAAATAACATTTTGAACGGCTTTAAAAGCTGCTGTCTGGCCGTAAACAGGTAAAATTTTAACCAAATCAGACAAAGTTGCTCTTGCTGTCCCAACATATTGCTTTAATAGCGATGCCGCGCTACTTGGTATACTACCGATTACCTCTACTTCACTATTAAATGTATCTACTAATCGTTTGAAAAACGGTGACATTTCTGCTAGTTGTCCACTTGGTTCCAAAATTGGGTAAGAAAGTGTTATTGACCCGATGGAGCTCATCAAACTTCCATAAAAAAGAAGGTTTTCTTCTGCCATCTGCTGTTGTGCAGTGTTTTGCAAATAACGCGGATTAGTTCCTGACTGCAAAGCAGGTTGCACAATTGATCGCTCAGCATCATTGATCAGCGCTGCATTTTTTACTTGTGCTGGCAAATTCTGACGTGTGCCACCAATAAAATAAAGTTGTTTATACTGCGTATTTTGAACAATTCCTGCTTCTGAAATCATTAATTGGTCCAAATTATTCGGTATACCAGAGAATTTTGCGCCAGACAAACCAGCTTGCAACGTGGTCACTATATCAGTGAGTGATACACTACGCTCGCCATCAATTTCAACCATCTCGTCTAAAGTTTTTGTCAGCATTTGCCAAACTTCTTCACTCTGCTGTGAACGAGATAAATTTCCTTGTGCAATAAAATCATCACGCTGTTCTAAAAGAGCATCGGTTACATGATATTTTTGTAACCATAACACGAGATGCGTCACCGACTGACGCAAATTTTTAGCCATTGCAAATCCGTCATCCAACTCATCAAAAGCTTCGACAATAAAGTGGCGTAGATATTCCAAGCGGTTGTTAACTTTTTCGTCTTCTGAAATTTCTGTATCATCGTCATCTCGCGTCACTTGAAAAAGTTTAAATGGTCGTGAAAAATCACGCCACCTTGATTCATATGGTCGATAAGCATATAAATAGTTATCCATGTGCGAAACGATATCAAAAAACTCGTCGTGTGAAACAATTTTATTTTCAAAAGTTGGTCGTAACAATCCTGTCTTTAAAATCGCCAACATCGTCTGATACTGAAATTTATTAGGTGCTAACAAGTTCAATATTAGCTCTACCAAGGGATGATTCATCATATTCACATCCATATCCAAAAAATATGGTAATTCAAATTGCGACATGACTGCTTCTATATGTGCTTGATACGGTGTTAAATCTCGTGACAAAATAATAATATCACGTAAATGTAATGTTGGATCATCAACTAGTGAACGCCTAATACGTCGTGCTACTTCTTTAATTTCAGTAATTGGATTTTCGGCCGCAAAAACATTCAAGTGTACCTCATCTCGTGAGCCAGTAAAATTGCGGTACTCACCCAGGCACGCCCAAGCGCCTAAAACCTGTTGCGCGGTCCTTGATAGTGGTCTCATTTTTGTAGCAGCAGTAATAGCCACTTCTTGCTGTGCAGTACGTGCTGTTATGGATAATTGTTCAACCGTTGTCATTGGTTTAAAGAACACATCACCTTCTCGTTGTTGACCCATTTTTTCAGGGTCACCGAGGATACCCATTGTCACTGGGTAAGTAGTAATTAATTGATTGACTACCATCATTTCTGCACTTGTAAACCCATTAAACCCATCAAAATAAAATGCAACGTTAGATAGTTTAAGATCAGCCAACTGTTTTGCAAAGGCAATCAATGTTTCCTGTCCTGTAATTTGATT contains:
- a CDS encoding PD-(D/E)XK nuclease family protein codes for the protein MSLNVVMGNGQHDLRSEMLTMIQQQFCQNELLTVFYIVPNHVKFDSEVNVLQRFSIMNGNDDSELYAQSRLQVYSLTRLAWALMKNTPDRQPDIVEPTGLFMIVSNILREQSDNLPVFSRMQTKSGFVSALVAQLVELRASNVTPENLLEVLEKSADNIFLRQTLNAKLHDLAIVADDFNARMGENQITGQETLIAFAKQLADLKLSNVAFYFDGFNGFTSAEMMVVNQLITTYPVTMGILGDPEKMGQQREGDVFFKPMTTVEQLSITARTAQQEVAITAATKMRPLSRTAQQVLGAWACLGEYRNFTGSRDEVHLNVFAAENPITEIKEVARRIRRSLVDDPTLHLRDIIILSRDLTPYQAHIEAVMSQFELPYFLDMDVNMMNHPLVELILNLLAPNKFQYQTMLAILKTGLLRPTFENKIVSHDEFFDIVSHMDNYLYAYRPYESRWRDFSRPFKLFQVTRDDDDTEISEDEKVNNRLEYLRHFIVEAFDELDDGFAMAKNLRQSVTHLVLWLQKYHVTDALLEQRDDFIAQGNLSRSQQSEEVWQMLTKTLDEMVEIDGERSVSLTDIVTTLQAGLSGAKFSGIPNNLDQLMISEAGIVQNTQYKQLYFIGGTRQNLPAQVKNAALINDAERSIVQPALQSGTNPRYLQNTAQQQMAEENLLFYGSLMSSIGSITLSYPILEPSGQLAEMSPFFKRLVDTFNSEVEVIGSIPSSAASLLKQYVGTARATLSDLVKILPVYGQTAAFKAVQNVISNTMQDRLERVLSAPNYQNNTTKLKPEFISALFGERLNVSISQLESYYSNPFAYFLQYGLKLQERATNELNVAQTGTLYHAVFENVLHELIVKNKSLRDITGDELRALVRQHMQSQLALPAFEILNDSGKMRATTNYLTRVCETLVLNLQAAARENTSKPEAVEQLFGFSKESLPPLSFARMQVRGKLDRFDKQDVNGEFGTIIDYKSNGKTFNWGQAYDGLQMQLLTYWDAAQQSAEKLGVAAIGGAFFAKISPEKTKITDKTDLNALFTGKLIPETFKYRGLFISEPAYVSALTTLEPQEKSAHYPVVLLKNGALGKIGVDAVDPDEFALLLQRNRENIITAGDLILSGYFPIMPVEGGLTYSPYLDIIRFDRALGDAYKVQSPADKNTIIKLLKGGQD